One Polyangiaceae bacterium DNA window includes the following coding sequences:
- a CDS encoding tRNA pseudouridine(13) synthase TruD has product MTSAPTNLPVATIRTTPEDFVVEEIPAYPASGKGEHLFITLRKKGRTTLDVVRELARAFGADQRGVGFAGMKDRHAVTTQTVSIPVPIAVPVEPILATLSLTGVEILDARRHDNKLKPGHLDGNRFHLKLRGLSLEDAQRVRDKLEETARQGAPNSFGPQRFGRDGTNPARALAWLAGKERGPRDRHEQRLLFSALQSMLFNQVLDRRIADGTWTTVLPGDLAKKHDSGGLFLVPNEGPELDDARARAATLAISATGPMFGAKMRWPEGLVRDLELEVLTAVLPDTKRLDDFRAHGEGTRRSLRMEVAEFKASDPDASGMLAVSFVLPKGGYATTVLATACRLADATSQPGHVSDDDGGSEKFRSNLLSQAIQPSARYALRQRALGESPEQRARVEKARD; this is encoded by the coding sequence ATGACGAGCGCCCCGACGAACCTACCCGTAGCAACCATTCGCACCACGCCCGAAGACTTCGTCGTCGAAGAAATCCCCGCGTACCCCGCCAGCGGAAAAGGCGAACACCTCTTCATCACGCTGCGAAAAAAAGGACGCACCACCCTCGACGTCGTCCGCGAACTGGCACGCGCGTTCGGCGCCGACCAACGCGGCGTCGGGTTTGCCGGCATGAAAGATAGACACGCCGTCACCACCCAAACCGTCTCGATCCCCGTCCCCATCGCCGTTCCGGTCGAACCCATCCTCGCCACATTGTCGCTCACAGGCGTAGAGATTTTGGACGCACGGCGTCATGACAACAAGCTCAAGCCCGGACACCTCGACGGCAATCGGTTTCACCTCAAACTTCGCGGTTTGTCTCTCGAGGACGCGCAACGTGTACGCGACAAACTCGAAGAAACCGCGCGCCAAGGTGCACCCAATTCATTTGGCCCCCAACGATTCGGTCGCGATGGGACAAACCCGGCCCGAGCGCTCGCGTGGCTCGCAGGCAAAGAACGCGGCCCGCGCGATCGTCATGAACAACGCCTGCTCTTCTCGGCCCTCCAATCGATGCTCTTCAACCAAGTGCTCGATCGACGCATCGCAGACGGCACGTGGACGACGGTCCTGCCCGGAGACCTCGCGAAAAAGCACGATTCGGGTGGACTCTTTTTGGTCCCAAACGAAGGCCCCGAGCTCGACGATGCGCGGGCACGTGCTGCAACACTGGCCATATCGGCCACAGGTCCGATGTTCGGCGCAAAAATGCGCTGGCCCGAAGGACTCGTGCGCGACCTCGAACTCGAAGTGCTGACCGCCGTCCTGCCCGACACGAAGCGACTCGACGACTTTCGGGCACATGGTGAGGGAACTCGCCGATCACTTCGAATGGAGGTTGCCGAGTTCAAAGCGAGTGATCCCGATGCATCGGGCATGCTCGCGGTTTCTTTTGTGCTACCGAAGGGGGGCTACGCCACGACCGTCCTCGCGACGGCATGCCGCCTTGCCGATGCGACGTCGCAACCTGGGCATGTTTCCGACGATGACGGCGGGTCAGAAAAATTCCGATCAAACCTCCTGAGTCAGGCAATACAACCAAGCGCGCGATACGCCTTGCGTCAGCGCGCTCTCGGCGAAAGTCCAGAACAACGAGCCCGGGTGGAAAAAGCCCGAGATTGA
- a CDS encoding PT domain-containing protein — protein sequence MPLKFQPFDQPFDQPFDQPFDQPFDQPFDQPFDQPFDQPFDQPFDQPFDQPFDQPFDQPLHHAVFESRESQASMIC from the coding sequence GTGCCGCTGAAATTCCAGCCGTTCGACCAACCGTTCGACCAGCCATTCGACCAACCATTCGACCAACCATTCGACCAGCCGTTCGACCAGCCGTTCGACCAGCCATTCGACCAACCATTCGACCAGCCGTTCGACCAGCCGTTCGACCAGCCGTTCGACCAGCCATTCGACCAGCCGTTGCACCATGCGGTGTTCGAATCGAGAGAATCGCAAGCTTCTATGATCTGTTGA
- a CDS encoding protein kinase, which yields MEVVDDRYEVRAHIASGGMGVVDQALDRATGELVALKRLHVTSGDVVNRFLREAQILAGLSHAGIVRHVGHGQTPSGEPYLAMEWLDGEDLGERLARGPLAPHEAVALASNVADALAAAHARGIVHRDIKPNNVYLQHGQPSHPRLVDFGVARVANEATHLTQAGVIIGTPAYMAPEQIRGAPVDQRIDIFALGCVLFECLVGHPPWTGNSSVAIMAKILFEEPPKLGAILPELPDALSSLLGRMLEKDRNHRPSDAGFVAAELRSMSLEPSRGERGPALSRPPASLTALENRLVCVVLAESSPRLSLAADQATMAATSAGPSGLVRIAAEYAARIEVLIDGSIAAVITGGGEATDLAARAAKCALALRAELGPGRITLATGRAVVTDALPTGEAIENAAVLLSLEGDAHGGIRIDEATKALLELRFRIERDGDSAVLVGERGALDEARLLLGKPTPCVGRDAELDALEADFTTCVRDSSGRAYVVTGPAGSGKSRVRHELLSRITGRAEVWIARGDPIRQGSPLAMLAQAIRHASGVREGDTLDAAREKLLMRVMRDCALLEARRIAEFLGEICGLQFPDERSLQLKAARQNPMLMADQMRRAFEDLLLSVTREHPVMLVLEDLQWGDLPTVQFVDAALRNAQGRRFFVFATGRLEVFRTFPDLWSERQTTRIALEPLSAAASETLIRAVLGADVPTDTVKRIVELAEGNAFSLEELIRSVAEGQTGELPRSVLAMAQARLESLPEHLRLGLRAASVFGETFWKGGIAALLGDYAGDLDATLDGLVEREIIVRQGDSRFSRQGESEFVFRHSLLREAAYGMLTDDDRSLGHRLAAQWLQDAGERDAVALAQHYDLGGEPARAAEAYARAAEQALEANDLDGVLMRTERAAKCGSKGEALAFLRLLEATAYHWRAEYEKGERAALDALQGLRPLGAAWYRAAEEVAETVWPLGKIGPLVALGDALYPPPGKGGATSAFATAAATVSMQLFLAGKYEAAQTILLRMEAAEKRFGDPGPLVRARCHFARATRAMIGGDLGSVLDSADAAVAGFDEAGDHRNAALMRTNLGYAYMEIGAYRDAEETLRIACIAAERIDLTPVVAAAKQNIGWALARMGRMEQARRVLSECIALYEKIRDYRMEGLSRTYLALILLREDHEVAEEQARRAVALVDTIPTTRAYALAALSTVLLARTQKIEALQTAIESVHLLQSLGNIDEGEALVRLAHAKALIANGRPAEAAEMIGKARDGLLMRAAKITKPEWHEGLLRHVPENAEILELAGQLLPAQ from the coding sequence GTGGAAGTCGTCGACGATCGTTACGAAGTTCGAGCGCATATTGCGTCCGGGGGGATGGGCGTGGTCGATCAAGCGCTCGATCGTGCGACCGGGGAACTGGTGGCGCTGAAGCGCCTTCACGTGACGAGCGGCGACGTGGTCAACCGGTTTCTGCGGGAAGCGCAGATTCTTGCCGGCTTGTCGCATGCAGGGATCGTACGGCATGTCGGCCACGGGCAAACCCCGAGCGGCGAACCGTACCTCGCGATGGAATGGCTCGATGGCGAAGACCTCGGTGAACGCCTCGCACGCGGGCCGCTCGCGCCTCACGAAGCGGTGGCTCTCGCGTCGAACGTCGCCGATGCGCTCGCAGCGGCGCACGCACGCGGGATCGTGCACAGGGACATCAAGCCGAACAACGTGTACTTGCAGCACGGGCAGCCGAGTCATCCGCGGCTCGTGGACTTCGGCGTTGCACGCGTTGCGAACGAAGCGACGCACCTGACGCAAGCTGGCGTGATCATCGGAACACCGGCGTACATGGCGCCCGAACAGATCCGCGGAGCGCCGGTGGATCAGCGCATCGACATCTTCGCTTTGGGCTGCGTGCTGTTCGAGTGCCTCGTGGGTCACCCGCCGTGGACCGGCAACAGCTCCGTCGCGATCATGGCGAAGATCCTGTTCGAGGAGCCTCCGAAGCTCGGGGCGATCCTGCCCGAGCTGCCGGATGCGCTGTCGAGCTTGCTCGGTCGCATGCTGGAGAAGGACCGCAACCACCGGCCTTCGGATGCGGGGTTTGTCGCAGCGGAACTGCGCTCGATGTCGCTCGAACCGAGTCGTGGTGAACGAGGTCCCGCGCTGAGCCGGCCGCCGGCATCGCTGACGGCGCTGGAAAACCGCCTCGTGTGCGTGGTTCTCGCGGAGAGCAGCCCGCGGCTGAGCCTTGCTGCGGATCAAGCGACGATGGCGGCAACGTCAGCCGGGCCGTCGGGGCTCGTGCGCATCGCAGCCGAGTACGCGGCGCGTATCGAAGTGCTTATCGATGGGTCGATCGCGGCGGTGATCACGGGAGGTGGCGAAGCGACGGACTTGGCGGCACGCGCGGCGAAGTGCGCGTTGGCGCTGCGCGCCGAGCTGGGTCCTGGGCGCATCACGCTTGCGACGGGACGAGCGGTCGTGACGGATGCGTTGCCGACGGGGGAAGCGATTGAAAATGCGGCCGTGTTGCTGTCGCTCGAAGGCGATGCGCATGGAGGAATTCGTATCGACGAAGCGACGAAGGCGCTGCTCGAGCTGCGGTTTCGCATCGAGCGTGACGGTGACTCTGCGGTGCTCGTGGGCGAACGCGGAGCGCTCGACGAGGCGCGGCTGCTCCTGGGCAAACCGACGCCGTGTGTCGGACGCGATGCGGAGCTCGATGCGCTCGAAGCGGATTTCACGACGTGCGTGCGCGATTCGTCGGGGCGCGCGTATGTGGTGACGGGGCCGGCAGGTTCGGGCAAGTCGCGTGTGCGTCACGAGCTGCTTTCGCGGATTACGGGGCGGGCGGAGGTGTGGATCGCGCGAGGTGATCCGATTCGGCAGGGTTCGCCGCTTGCGATGTTGGCGCAGGCGATTCGTCATGCGAGCGGCGTGCGTGAAGGCGACACGCTCGATGCAGCGCGTGAAAAGTTGCTGATGCGCGTCATGCGTGACTGTGCGTTGCTCGAGGCGCGCAGAATTGCTGAATTCCTTGGGGAAATTTGCGGTCTTCAGTTCCCGGACGAACGAAGCTTGCAGCTCAAAGCAGCGCGCCAGAACCCGATGCTCATGGCGGACCAGATGCGTCGTGCGTTCGAGGATCTTTTGTTATCGGTGACGCGAGAGCACCCGGTGATGTTGGTGCTCGAAGATCTTCAGTGGGGCGATCTTCCGACGGTGCAGTTCGTCGACGCTGCGCTTCGCAACGCGCAGGGTCGGCGATTTTTTGTTTTTGCAACGGGGCGTCTCGAGGTATTTCGTACGTTCCCGGACCTTTGGTCCGAGCGACAAACGACGCGCATTGCGCTCGAGCCACTGTCGGCGGCCGCGAGTGAGACGCTCATCCGAGCAGTCCTGGGCGCGGACGTGCCTACGGATACCGTGAAACGGATCGTGGAGCTTGCCGAGGGGAATGCGTTTTCGCTCGAGGAATTGATTCGGTCGGTTGCGGAAGGACAAACTGGGGAGCTTCCGCGCAGCGTGCTCGCGATGGCGCAGGCTCGATTGGAGTCGTTGCCGGAGCATTTGCGGCTCGGGCTTCGAGCGGCGAGCGTTTTTGGTGAGACGTTTTGGAAAGGGGGCATCGCGGCGCTCTTGGGTGACTACGCCGGGGACCTCGATGCGACGCTGGATGGGCTGGTGGAGCGCGAGATCATCGTTCGTCAAGGTGATTCGAGGTTTTCACGACAGGGGGAATCGGAGTTCGTGTTTCGGCATTCGCTTTTGCGTGAAGCGGCGTATGGGATGCTAACGGACGATGATCGGTCGCTCGGGCATCGATTGGCGGCGCAATGGTTGCAGGACGCGGGCGAGCGTGACGCGGTTGCATTGGCGCAGCATTATGATTTGGGTGGCGAGCCTGCGCGAGCGGCGGAGGCGTATGCGCGCGCGGCCGAGCAGGCGCTCGAGGCGAACGATTTGGACGGCGTGCTGATGCGAACGGAGCGTGCTGCGAAATGCGGATCGAAGGGGGAGGCGCTGGCGTTTTTGCGATTGCTCGAGGCGACGGCGTATCATTGGCGAGCGGAATATGAAAAAGGCGAGCGCGCGGCGCTCGATGCATTGCAAGGGCTGAGGCCGTTGGGAGCGGCGTGGTATCGCGCGGCGGAGGAAGTGGCGGAGACGGTATGGCCACTGGGAAAGATTGGGCCGCTCGTGGCGCTGGGGGATGCGCTGTATCCGCCACCGGGCAAGGGAGGAGCGACGAGCGCGTTCGCGACGGCGGCGGCGACGGTATCGATGCAATTGTTCTTGGCGGGAAAGTACGAAGCGGCGCAAACAATTTTGCTGCGGATGGAGGCTGCGGAAAAGAGGTTCGGAGATCCGGGACCGCTCGTAAGGGCAAGGTGTCATTTTGCGCGTGCGACGAGGGCGATGATTGGCGGGGACTTGGGGTCGGTCCTTGATTCCGCGGACGCAGCAGTCGCGGGTTTCGACGAAGCCGGCGATCATCGAAACGCCGCCTTGATGCGAACAAATCTGGGGTACGCGTACATGGAAATCGGGGCATACCGTGACGCGGAAGAAACGCTGAGGATCGCCTGCATTGCGGCCGAACGAATTGACTTGACCCCGGTGGTTGCGGCAGCAAAGCAAAATATCGGTTGGGCACTCGCTCGAATGGGGCGTATGGAGCAGGCGCGTCGCGTATTGAGCGAGTGTATTGCTCTTTATGAAAAAATACGGGATTACCGAATGGAGGGACTATCGCGAACGTACCTTGCGTTGATTCTCTTGCGGGAGGATCACGAAGTTGCCGAGGAGCAGGCGAGGCGTGCGGTGGCGCTCGTCGATACGATTCCAACAACGCGTGCGTATGCATTGGCTGCATTGTCAACGGTCTTGCTCGCGCGTACGCAGAAGATCGAGGCGCTCCAAACAGCCATCGAATCTGTCCATTTACTTCAATCACTCGGCAACATCGATGAGGGTGAAGCCTTGGTTCGCTTGGCGCATGCGAAAGCGCTCATTGCGAATGGGCGTCCAGCAGAAGCGGCTGAGATGATTGGAAAGGCGCGCGACGGCTTGCTCATGCGCGCAGCGAAAATCACGAAACCGGAATGGCATGAAGGGCTGTTACGTCACGTGCCCGAGAATGCGGAGATCCTAGAGCTGGCCGGGCAATTGCTACCCGCGCAATGA
- a CDS encoding serine/threonine protein kinase: MDDIALANTVAINATVDLATAELGPGEKVGQYVISSLCSRGGFGTVYRATGPSGETVAIKLLHRTLATSPTTLRRFQQEVELVRSLKHPRIVEMIDVGNTADGRPYVVMEWLEGCTLEGLLSSEGAISPARALSIMEKLCDALSVVHAAGIVHRDLKGANVMVLGADGPDARVKLLDFGVAKLLEQDSGLTAVGARIGTPSHMAPEQILGQRVGPETDVYALGVMLFAMLTGRLPFQAPTSVEVEALHISARPPKPSDVGNVPESVSEVVQRCLAKKPFQRYCCVEDLIADLREAVTTAGSDPSALRSGRSRAVGVYVAVDPAVSNVRAALDDVRAKLTAAGFEVALEDDDERWVLGVIGLPGSHMAERDARTRAMETALAIVEPTKPNGTLRAVVHAAPVVTLLVEGALQLVGGDLLSPEVWATKGAFGCVEVTPDVLAGVRAEITTVTASRPGLTAIQGLKREGPRILG; the protein is encoded by the coding sequence ATGGACGACATAGCGCTGGCGAATACCGTCGCAATCAACGCCACGGTGGACCTTGCTACGGCGGAGCTTGGACCTGGAGAAAAGGTCGGGCAGTACGTCATCAGCTCACTATGTTCTCGTGGCGGGTTTGGCACTGTTTATCGGGCAACAGGTCCGTCCGGTGAAACCGTTGCGATCAAGCTCCTTCATCGCACGCTCGCTACGTCCCCGACGACCCTGCGAAGGTTCCAGCAGGAAGTCGAGCTCGTTCGAAGCTTGAAGCATCCGCGTATCGTGGAAATGATAGATGTCGGCAATACGGCCGATGGTCGTCCCTACGTCGTCATGGAATGGCTCGAAGGCTGTACGCTCGAGGGCCTATTGTCATCCGAAGGCGCAATATCACCGGCGCGAGCGCTTTCGATCATGGAAAAGCTTTGTGATGCGCTGTCCGTCGTGCATGCCGCGGGCATCGTCCATCGCGATTTGAAGGGCGCCAACGTCATGGTCCTCGGCGCAGATGGCCCCGACGCACGTGTCAAATTGCTCGATTTCGGTGTCGCAAAGCTCCTCGAACAAGATTCGGGATTGACCGCGGTGGGAGCTCGCATTGGAACGCCGAGTCACATGGCGCCAGAACAAATCCTCGGACAACGCGTTGGTCCCGAGACGGACGTTTATGCGCTCGGTGTGATGCTCTTTGCAATGCTCACGGGCCGATTGCCATTTCAAGCACCCACGTCGGTCGAGGTCGAAGCATTGCATATCAGTGCGCGTCCACCGAAGCCCTCGGACGTCGGTAACGTTCCCGAAAGTGTCAGTGAAGTCGTTCAGCGGTGTTTGGCGAAAAAACCATTTCAACGTTATTGCTGCGTCGAAGACTTGATTGCAGACCTGCGCGAGGCCGTGACGACGGCTGGTTCCGATCCGAGCGCCCTGCGTTCGGGCCGTTCGCGCGCCGTGGGCGTGTACGTTGCAGTCGACCCAGCCGTTTCGAATGTGCGCGCGGCGCTCGATGACGTGCGCGCCAAATTGACCGCTGCAGGGTTCGAAGTTGCATTGGAGGACGACGACGAGCGATGGGTGCTCGGCGTCATTGGCCTGCCAGGTTCGCACATGGCCGAACGCGATGCGCGCACCCGCGCCATGGAAACGGCGCTCGCCATTGTCGAGCCGACCAAACCGAATGGTACGCTACGTGCCGTGGTTCACGCAGCACCCGTCGTGACGTTGCTCGTCGAAGGAGCGCTCCAGCTCGTCGGCGGCGACCTGCTTTCTCCAGAAGTTTGGGCGACCAAAGGAGCATTTGGGTGCGTCGAGGTCACGCCGGACGTGCTCGCGGGCGTTCGCGCCGAAATCACCACGGTCACCGCGTCTCGCCCGGGGCTCACCGCCATCCAAGGTTTGAAGCGTGAAGGCCCACGCATCTTGGGTTGA
- a CDS encoding ABC transporter permease, which translates to MKTQDGKRRAWLGGLLLGALSFAAILITMLDAHAPLVKDVAGGLDIAGMPRPPSLEYPLGTDSLGRCIASRLAHGVSLTLLVAGSGTALAVGVGVLVGFVAGFVGGRTDTLLMRLTDAVLSFPLLLLGVAAAAALRGRAAGIVPAIVVLGFVGWPSITRVVRARVRVLRQEAYVEAARALGAKSMRIAWRHVFPGLVGQIIVLAALAVPQMIVAESTLSFLGLGAPAPLPAWGRMLAEGQAHLRTAPWITLGPGAALILLSLGFGLLGEGLRDVLRTESSS; encoded by the coding sequence ATGAAAACGCAAGATGGCAAACGTCGCGCGTGGTTGGGCGGGCTCTTGCTCGGCGCGTTGTCATTTGCTGCAATCCTCATTACGATGCTCGATGCTCACGCGCCCCTCGTGAAGGACGTCGCCGGTGGGCTCGACATTGCCGGCATGCCTCGGCCCCCGTCGCTCGAGTATCCCCTTGGCACGGATTCTCTCGGTCGCTGCATTGCGTCGCGTTTGGCGCATGGAGTGTCGCTTACGCTGCTCGTGGCTGGAAGTGGCACTGCATTGGCTGTTGGTGTGGGCGTTCTCGTTGGATTCGTTGCTGGGTTCGTTGGAGGGCGCACAGACACGCTGCTCATGCGCCTCACCGATGCGGTGTTGTCGTTTCCGCTTCTATTGCTTGGCGTTGCTGCGGCGGCGGCGCTTCGAGGTCGAGCGGCGGGCATTGTGCCTGCCATTGTCGTGCTTGGATTCGTGGGTTGGCCGAGCATAACGCGTGTCGTGCGAGCGCGCGTGCGCGTTCTTCGGCAGGAGGCGTATGTCGAGGCGGCTCGCGCGCTGGGTGCGAAATCCATGCGTATTGCGTGGCGTCACGTATTTCCGGGCCTGGTCGGGCAAATCATCGTTCTTGCGGCATTGGCCGTTCCGCAGATGATCGTCGCAGAATCCACGTTATCGTTTCTTGGCTTGGGCGCGCCTGCTCCGCTACCTGCGTGGGGTCGAATGCTCGCCGAAGGGCAAGCTCATTTGCGGACGGCTCCTTGGATCACGCTCGGTCCTGGCGCAGCGCTCATTCTCTTGTCGCTTGGATTTGGTCTCCTTGGTGAGGGACTTCGAGACGTTTTGCGAACGGAGTCTTCCTCGTGA
- a CDS encoding ABC transporter permease, producing MKTWLRFLLGRMAGAVIVVWIVVSAVFALAYVLPADPARAAVGPHADVATIERVRVQLCLDKPFLTQYGCHVGRLAKLDFGMSFRSGRPVSKILAERIGPTALLAFTALGLMLCIAAPLAMIGTRSRRKHFDRVAMVATWILQGVPPFVLGPLLAILFSYRLGLLPASGAGEFGVDRFEHLILPAFTLALGGIATYARLLQGELSRSLAAPHVRVALAKGASDARALVNHALPLAVGPIIAIAGVDLGVLLGGAAITEYVFGWPGLGHEAVMGVLELDLPVVLGVVLVTAIAVVLANLIADIVHAIIDPRVRPR from the coding sequence GTGAAAACGTGGCTCCGTTTTTTGCTTGGCCGCATGGCTGGAGCGGTCATCGTCGTATGGATCGTCGTATCGGCCGTTTTTGCATTGGCGTACGTGCTCCCTGCCGATCCGGCGCGCGCGGCCGTGGGTCCGCACGCCGATGTGGCCACGATTGAGCGCGTGCGTGTGCAGCTTTGTTTGGACAAGCCATTTCTTACACAATATGGCTGTCACGTTGGGCGCCTGGCCAAGCTCGATTTTGGAATGTCCTTTCGCTCGGGCCGTCCGGTATCGAAGATTTTGGCGGAGCGAATCGGTCCCACGGCGCTGCTTGCGTTCACGGCGCTCGGGCTGATGTTATGCATTGCGGCGCCCCTTGCGATGATTGGTACGCGGAGTCGGCGCAAGCATTTCGATCGCGTCGCCATGGTCGCGACGTGGATTCTTCAAGGCGTCCCGCCGTTTGTCTTGGGACCGCTGCTAGCCATTCTGTTTTCGTATCGTCTGGGGCTTTTGCCTGCGAGCGGCGCGGGCGAATTCGGCGTCGATCGTTTCGAGCACTTGATCTTGCCTGCCTTTACTTTGGCCCTTGGGGGCATTGCCACGTATGCGCGACTGCTCCAGGGCGAGTTATCGCGTTCGCTTGCTGCGCCGCACGTGCGCGTGGCTCTTGCCAAAGGCGCATCCGATGCTCGAGCGCTCGTGAATCACGCATTGCCGCTTGCCGTGGGGCCCATCATTGCCATTGCGGGCGTGGACCTTGGCGTGCTTTTGGGTGGAGCTGCGATTACGGAATATGTTTTCGGTTGGCCCGGTCTTGGTCACGAAGCCGTGATGGGGGTCCTCGAGCTCGACTTGCCCGTCGTATTGGGTGTCGTGCTCGTGACGGCCATTGCGGTCGTGCTCGCGAATCTCATTGCGGACATCGTGCATGCGATCATCGACCCGCGCGTGCGCCCGAGGTGA
- a CDS encoding PD-(D/E)XK nuclease domain-containing protein: MKIPYGNADFANIRRKRFYNGYRFSEDAEERVFNSSMVLYFFQRLTSRGKMPTDMLDPNARTDYRKLHQLWMATGPAAQERRAVLEKVLDEGHVWSELVEHFGVSTASTTSQFVSLMYYTGMLTLSPEPPDVKEYRFEPPNRVIRELAWEHYTRLLEDLEGLSLTDHPVGVGLRAMAREGDIAPFIEVFRKNVLSVLGLKDLRQYNERSMKMLLMGTILMSGIFHVLSEKEFAQGYNDLFLSPMPNVRNAKFAWMLELKYLTAADKGKLDATVADAEAQLRRYLADQHLVPMFAKGMQLRAGTLVFIGGKEVEWRPLATENA; the protein is encoded by the coding sequence ATGAAAATCCCGTACGGAAACGCAGACTTCGCAAATATCCGCAGAAAACGATTCTATAACGGGTATCGTTTTTCCGAGGACGCCGAGGAGCGTGTCTTCAATTCGAGCATGGTGCTGTATTTCTTTCAACGTCTGACGAGCCGCGGTAAAATGCCCACCGACATGCTCGATCCCAACGCTCGTACCGATTACAGAAAGCTCCATCAATTGTGGATGGCCACGGGGCCTGCCGCCCAGGAACGTCGCGCCGTACTCGAAAAGGTGCTCGACGAAGGCCATGTCTGGAGCGAGCTCGTCGAACACTTTGGTGTGAGCACGGCCTCCACCACCAGCCAGTTCGTGTCCCTCATGTATTATACCGGAATGCTCACCTTGAGCCCCGAGCCTCCGGACGTCAAAGAATACCGCTTCGAGCCGCCCAATCGCGTCATTCGAGAGCTCGCGTGGGAACATTACACCCGCTTGCTCGAAGACCTGGAAGGCCTGAGCCTCACCGATCACCCCGTCGGCGTGGGATTACGCGCCATGGCACGCGAAGGAGACATCGCCCCATTCATCGAGGTGTTTCGCAAAAATGTCCTCTCTGTGCTCGGATTGAAGGACTTGCGCCAATACAACGAACGATCGATGAAAATGCTGCTCATGGGGACCATTCTCATGTCCGGCATTTTTCACGTGCTCAGCGAAAAAGAATTCGCTCAGGGTTACAACGATCTCTTCCTGAGCCCCATGCCCAACGTGCGGAATGCCAAATTCGCCTGGATGCTCGAATTGAAATATCTGACAGCCGCCGACAAAGGGAAGCTCGACGCGACCGTGGCCGACGCAGAGGCACAATTGCGCCGCTATTTGGCAGATCAGCACCTCGTCCCCATGTTCGCCAAAGGAATGCAACTGCGCGCAGGGACTCTGGTTTTCATCGGTGGAAAAGAAGTCGAATGGCGCCCGCTCGCGACCGAAAATGCGTAG